GATCGAGCTGCGGATCTATCCGGAGCGCCCGGCCGCCGTCCAGGCGTTGCTGAGCGGCGAGATCGAGGGGCTGGCCGGCCTGCGCCCTGATGAGGCCCGCGCAGTCGCCGCCTGGCCGGGACAGGTGCTCTACGCCTTTCCCGAGCGCGCCAAGACGGCCACTGTCCTGTTCAACGTCGATCAGGCTATCCTCAAGGAGACAGCCGTCCGGCGGGCGCTCGCGCTGGCGCTCGACCGCGAGGCGCTCATCCGCGATGCGCTCGACGGCCAGGGGGAGCCGGCCAACGGGCCGTTGCCGGTGCAGTCGTGGGCCTACGCGCGTGCACCAGCCGCCGCCAGCTACGATCCGGCCGGGGCAGCCGCCCTGCTCACCGAAGCCGGCTGGCAACCCGGCCCGGATGGCATCCGTCTGCGAGGCGGCGTCCCCTTGCAGCTGACCATGCTCACGGCCGACACCCCTGAACGGCTGGCGGTGGCCCGCGTACTGGCCGCCCAGGTGGCGACCATCGGGGTGCGGCTGGCGGTGCGGCCGTTGCCGCCCGACGAGCTGGTAGACGATTTTCTGGAGCCACGCCGCTTCGAGGTGGCGCTCGTCGGCCAGTGGAACATGGGCAGCGACCCCGATGTCTACCCGCAGTGGCATTCGAGCCAGATCGGCGTGTCTGGCGGCAACTACGTCGGGTTCAACGATCCCGACGTCGACAAGTGGCTGGAGGTCGGGCGGCAGGAGCCAGACCGGGAGCTGCGCCGAAACGCCTACCTACACTTCCAGGCACGCTGGGCCGAGGCGCAGCCGGCCTTGACGCTGTACCACCCGGTCTTCACGTTCGCCGTGGCGCGCGATGTCTGGGGCGTCGCCGCCGATCCGCTGCCCGATTCGTCGTCGAGGCTGCGCGGGGTTGGCGACTGGCGTCGGGTTGCCACGCCGACAGCATGGCAAGAGGCCCGCGCCGTGGTCACGGCGCGGGCCTCGCGAATGCTGGGTTGGTGATTCAGGGCGATCGACGGTCAGCTCGCCAGCGGGAGTTCTGCAAGCTCGGCCTTGGCCATCGCGACGACCAGCTCGCCGCTCGCGGGACCAACAACACCGTGCTCCAGGCGGTCGTTCTCGATCAGCCAGCGAAGGAACGTCAGCCGATTCATGTCCGGCTCACGAGTATCTTCGACAAACATTTGTAGAGCTGAATCGTACCGTCCGACTGCCTTCATGGCTACCTCCCTTTAGCTGGCCCTCGACCGCGGGATCACCTCCCTACGAGAGCTTCCGTGATGTCCGCCGCATCCCTGCGGTTAGTCTTACTATCGGCGGATTTTCCTGATCTAACAGTCAGAACGGGGACGAATCCGTTGTCGTGATGGCGCTGGGTCAGGTCAGCGTCAGGCGTGCGTGAGGCCGGCGTCAGAGTTTCGCTGCGCGTCGGGCGGCACATCGGGCGGCGCAGCCGAGCGGGGCAGCGTGAAACTGAAGCGACTGCCCTCACCGACAACGCTCTCGGCGGCGACCTGGCCCGCCATCGCCTCGACCAGCTCGCGCACGATAGCGAGTCCGAGTCCGGCCCCGCCGCTGGCGCGGTCACGGGCGTCGTCGCCGCGCACGAAACGCTCGAAGATGCGGTCCAGCTCCTCGGCCGGGATGCCTGCGCCGGTGTCGGCGACGGTCACCTGAACGGCGTCTCCGACGACGGCTGCCTGCAACGAGACGATTCCGCCCTCTGGCGTGTGGCGCAGGGCGTTGCGGACGAGGTTGCCGAGCACCTGAATCACCCGCTCGCGGTCGGCGCGGACGGCCGGCAGCGACTCGGGAGCATCCAGGAGGACGGTGATATGCCCCTCACGGCGGGCAAGCGGGCGGAAGGTCGCCGTGACCTCCTCCAGTACGCCCCCCAGATCGATGCTGCGGAGCGCCAGGCGCAGCCCGCCAGACTCGGTAGTCGAGAGCAGGAACAGGTCGTCCACCAGCCGGCTGAGCTGCTGCGCCTCGCGGTGCAGCACCGTCAGCGACTCGGCCCGCCGCGCAGAGGTGGCCGTCTCGCCGAGCATCAGCAGGGACTCGGCGTGGCCGCTGATCGAGGCCAGCGGCGTCCGCAGCTCGTGGGAGACGTTG
This genomic stretch from Chloroflexota bacterium harbors:
- a CDS encoding peptide ABC transporter substrate-binding protein produces the protein MWPRRPRRWPWIVGGVGAALVLLPILFVVGLLILVPPAVAPDRYVEGVAGEAPLLNPILAPYSLAGQDVLPLVFSSLTRTDAVGNVTLDLAERLDVEDDGRAYLVRLRDGLLWDDGEPLTAADVQFTVRLVQAPDHQGSQELAELWRGIGLEVVDPRTVRFRLPTPLASFPEHLTLGLLPRHAFEGVTAATLPLDPFNRRPVGSGPYRVASFDPDRLVLVRNAHYHGPAPTLGQIELRIYPERPAAVQALLSGEIEGLAGLRPDEARAVAAWPGQVLYAFPERAKTATVLFNVDQAILKETAVRRALALALDREALIRDALDGQGEPANGPLPVQSWAYARAPAAASYDPAGAAALLTEAGWQPGPDGIRLRGGVPLQLTMLTADTPERLAVARVLAAQVATIGVRLAVRPLPPDELVDDFLEPRRFEVALVGQWNMGSDPDVYPQWHSSQIGVSGGNYVGFNDPDVDKWLEVGRQEPDRELRRNAYLHFQARWAEAQPALTLYHPVFTFAVARDVWGVAADPLPDSSSRLRGVGDWRRVATPTAWQEARAVVTARASRMLGW